One region of Cydia pomonella isolate Wapato2018A chromosome 25, ilCydPomo1, whole genome shotgun sequence genomic DNA includes:
- the LOC133531581 gene encoding uncharacterized protein LOC133531581, with protein MLNLPPLHLHIQQEASLSAVRLRTLKIWSNITGALHTKCLEKVYDEFTVLRSGTDRIHKQAIFDKRYKIQLYEDDNHEGLNPRELRIFTDGSKTDSGSGSGTFSEDLNMSITTPLGAHNSVFQAECMGIINAAAAITARKVVGSSIRILSDSRAVLMALNSHIVTSKLIHECHERLMEVCHNNKITLQWIKGHSGSRGNDAADELARQGSNAGAIGPEPILPIPFSKVRSMPLARTGKLHTEHWLNQTGCRQAKEAMPGINGKLTRALLQLGKVRLSMVSSVITGHGLFNKHLFTTGVTDSPLCRGCMETEETASHVVLECSGVTPYRAKHLGSPRDLPEVLLNIKGLIGFLEELGWQD; from the exons atgctaaaccttccaccgctgcacctacacatacagcaagaggccagtctctcagcggtaaggttgcgaaccctcaagatatggtctaacatcacaggagctcttcacacaaaatgcctggaaaaggtgtatgacgaatttacagtgcttaggtcaggcacggaccggattcacaaacaagctatcttcgataaaaggtacaaaatacagttatatgaggacgacaatcatgaaggactcaatccccgggagctgagaatcttcactgatgggtccaaaacagacagcggatcgggctctggaaccttctcagaagacctgaacatgtcgatcaccactccgctaggagcccataactcggtattccaagctgagtgcatgggcatcataaacgcggcggctgccatcactgcaaggaaggtagtaggatcctccatccgcatactctccgacagtagagcagtcttaatggctctaaatagccatatagttacatccaaactgatacacgaatgccacgaacgactaatggaggtatgtcataataacaagatcaccctacaatggatcaagggacacagtggatcccgaggtaacgatgctgcggacgagcttgccaggcaaggatcgaatgcgggggcgattggtccggaaccgattcttccgataccatttagcaaggtacgctcaatgccgctggcacgtacagggaaactacacacagaacactggctgaaccagactggatgcagacaggcaaaagaagccatgcctggcatcaacggaaaactcacaagggcgctcctgcaactagggaaggtccgactgagtatggtttccagtgtcataacaggtcatggactatttaacaaacatcttttcacaactggtgtcacagacagtcccctgtgccgaggttgcatggagacagaagaaacagcctctcacgtggtgctggaatgcagcggagtgactccatacag ggctaaacatctcggatctccgagagacctccccgaggtcctactcaacatcaaaggtttgataggattcctcgaggagctgggctggcaggactag